From Plasmodium chabaudi chabaudi strain AS genome assembly, chromosome: 12, the proteins below share one genomic window:
- a CDS encoding MO15-related protein kinase, putative (term=annotation;date=20160816;qualifier=added_GO:0005634;qualifier=added_literature=pmid:20332005;curatorName=ucb@sanger.ac.uk;~pfam_scan;Pfam:PF00069.21; E()=2.7E-68;score=230.0;query 15-308;description=Pkinase;~iprscan;InterPro:IPR008266 : Tyrosine protein kinase, active site;Prosite:PS00109; score=1.0;query 132-144;description=Tyrosine-protein kinase, active site;~iprscan;InterPro:IPR011009 : Protein kinase-like;Superfamily:SSF56112; score=2.02E-86;query 14-315;description=Protein kinase-like domain superfamily;~iprscan;InterPro:IPR000719 : Protein kinase, core;Pfam:PF00069; score=3.9E-69;query 15-308;description=Protein kinase domain;~iprscan;InterPro:IPR000719 : Protein kinase, core;Prosite:PS50011; score=41.63;query 10-308;description=Protein kinase domain;~iprscan;Pfam:PF12330; score=1.9E-6;query 17-158;description=null;~iprscan;PIRSF:PIRSF000654; score=1.2E-20;query 2-243;description=null;~iprscan;InterPro:IPR017441 : Protein kinase, ATP binding site;Prosite:PS00107; score=1.0;query 16-40;description=Protein kinase, ATP binding site) → MEQNSNERYIFKPNFLGEGSYGKVYKAYDTVLKKEVAIKKMKLNKISNYIDECGINFLILREIKIMKEIKHKNVMNALDLYCEKDYINLVMEIMDYDLAKLINRKILLTDSQKKCILLQILNGLNTLHKYYFMHRDLSPANIFINKKGEVKIADFGLSSKYAFDMHSGKTANDKYSKRALNLTSKVVTLWYRAPELLMGSNKYNSSIDMWSFGCIFAELLLQKALFPGENEIDQLGKIFFLLGTPNENNWPEAKHLPLYTEFTKSSKKNLKNIIKTDDDDCIDLLTSLLKLNSHERITAEEALKHRYFLNDPLPCDASQLFIDM, encoded by the coding sequence ATGGAACAGAATTCAAATGAAagatacatatttaaacCAAACTTTTTGGGGGAGGGTTCGTATGGTAAGGTATACAAAGCTTATGATACCgtgttaaaaaaagaagttgctattaaaaaaatgaaactaAATAAGATTAGTAATTATATAGACGAGTGTggtataaattttttaatattaagggagataaaaataatgaaagaaatcaaacataaaaatgttatgaaTGCTTTAGATTTATATTGTGAAAAGGATTACATAAACTTAGTTATGGAAATAATGGATTATGATTTAGCTAAACTAATTAATcgtaaaatattattaacagatagccaaaaaaaatgtattcttttacaaattttaaatggTTTAAATACTTTACATAAATACTATTTTATGCATAGAGATTTATCACCagctaatatttttataaataaaaaaggggAAGTTAAAATTGCTGATTTTGGTTTATCTTCTAAATATGCATTTGACATGCATTCAGGTAAAACAGCAAACGATAAATATAGTAAAAGAGCTTTAAACTTGACGAGCAAAGTTGTTACATTATGGTATAGAGCCCCCGAATTATTAATGGgaagtaataaatataattcatcAATTGATATGTGGAGTTTTGGATGTATTTTTGCTGAACTTTTATTACAAAAGGCATTATTCCCTggagaaaatgaaatagaTCAATtaggaaaaatatttttcctcTTAGGTACaccaaatgaaaataattggCCTGAAGCAAAACACCTTCCTTTATATACTGAGTTTACAAAATcgagtaaaaaaaatttaaaaaacattattaaaaccgatgatgatgattgtattgatttattaacttcattattaaaattaaattcaCATGAACGTATTACTGCAGAGGAAGCGTTAAAACAtcgatattttttaaacgaTCCCTTACCATGTGATGCTTCACAACTTTTTATTGATATgtaa
- a CDS encoding conserved Plasmodium protein, unknown function (query 1235-1235;GPI_cleavage_site_score=1.14), protein MDDVFFEGYKNKGESCTRDNLNKLLINLNEEECDEKFGNDNFYEIFDRYNKVSFNKKICEKIIKKICYRNNLKYINYYVNNFEKIKDIKVLKERGENRICVLVLCLNYIYCNINNEIMTIYELKNQIKRNIDKKRKVYCKNLAKIIFNICNRLEIKNFMNNDFLPYMEKYIITIINKMKLLNDTASDLKKTLQVQEKKLNAFDDIFEYINNFKNNSELILDKRDNPKTNLIESDAGELTDQSIPSLEKLGEKSALDSVDSEYNDEFVNKNDNKDALKKTLKIKNGHQDVYNNTDVISEKIYANEDFFYNYIFSECVDKNDEHSCDNNSTYSNASEHLVVNNKRGRKKKQISSSEMKNKNNKNGASKKMHNITISNIGEEKKKQYPQILIEYLEKNFKPLSLYSCILYSFFIIWNKKENMDTNLYHNKSRWGGGNLHYFLCSSIIITFNIFNIKITDQFICFCLDVHQQTIITQKKEILEFFLLTFNKFLGFNINKYKDVFFCLRIISSNYLLLQMYLFYIIKNYELSNKRDFFVSLELLQIYIAKYFRNINKHFLNLSDIIIDYNFLFSSENVYKDFHEIISQNYDLIHTKKLLKNVIKKHLSENEKKIYQEHNFNELYDIDLKNINMYMKQIFSYNIFTDHRLKTSSANPRENSQCMHPKKDDNINENRIGKNNNETNANRKDKGNYSESDTILCKGNEILPSYDNSCAENSSKHNKEKEINIFVYNDSVLYNSNGNNSEDSDTYDKENDEVTTAWDTVTNNNGEKYLENEMTIKPSIIKIEDGNKLTSIENLDDVFVKYEMKSSNSKLANFIIENSNKLKKNERLIDFLNYIHVLKKINMSTINETNFEIMHYYNIKIIVRFLFFNILKSIIYNCYCAEFFIPNKIHQSITNRKNFKNLSPLFKGQINNLNDQIKIKVANKIKEFKNKKQNFEKYLICEQGFYIKFFKNSKMFKEDIQQILEDNNIILQDVKTLLHYSDNEEGTNNYGNSSLNASAVPLEGLADCVNNHNTIYDAKDHHENSVNDKKRGAHNIKNTSPSDKNNGDMPISDTCGPSKKKNKKNKTNDKNNNNNRSENKQKIKIHLSSLDMNDNSKDTKKQDSTKNESFNLFEYIYNIKMMKEYKNLEILFGQNYFTELFNIFNNVNYSFGSKKKKLINMNSCLFHTYHIIGIKKLSDIGYNFTFKNELNNIYSKVLKTKFSNILSIQDINYLFNNFFYFLFKYIKSHCCFSQTNGANLYFHQSDQDLSTICLCNTNRCCYKIKTIVLFENL, encoded by the coding sequence atgGATGACGTCTTTTTTGaaggatataaaaataaaggtgAATCCTGTACAAGagacaatttaaataaactaTTAATAAACTTAAACGAAGAAGAATGTGATGAAAAATTTGGGAAtgacaatttttatgaaatatttgatCGATACAACAAGgtatcatttaataaaaaaatatgtgaaaaaatcattaagaaaatatgttatcgaaataatttgaaatatattaattattatgttaataattttgaaaaaataaaagacaTTAAAGTGTTAAAAGAACGAGGAGAAAATAGGATATGTGTTTTAGTACTCTgtttgaattatatatattgtaatataaacaatgaAATAATGACAATATATGAactaaaaaatcaaattaaaagaaatatagataaaaaaagaaaagtatattgtaaaaatttagcaaaaattatatttaatatttgtaatcgattggaaattaaaaattttatgaacaatgattttttaccatatatggaaaaatatattataactataattaataaaatgaaattattaaatgacACTGCCAGTGATCTTAAAAAGACTTTGCAAGTAcaggaaaaaaaacttaATGCTTTTGATGAcatatttgaatatataaacaattttaaaaataattctgaATTGATATTAGACAAGCGAGATAATCCAAAAACAAATCTGATCGAAAGTGATGCTGGCGAGCTAACTGATCAATCTATTCCATCCCTAGAAAAATTGGGAGAAAAATCAGCACTCGACTCAGTAGACAGTGAATATAACGATgaatttgttaataaaaatgataataaggatgcattaaaaaaaacattgaaaataaaaaatgggcATCAAGATGTGTATAATAATACGGATGTAATATCTGAGAAAATTTACGCAAACgaagattttttttataactataTTTTCTCTGAATGTgtagataaaaatgatgaacaTTCATGTGATAATAACAGTACCTATTCAAATGCTAGCGAACATTTGgttgttaataataaaaggggaagaaaaaaaaaacaaatttcaAGCAGTGAAATGAAGAATAAgaacaataaaaatggtgcatcaaaaaaaatgcacaaCATAACAATATCAAATATAggtgaagaaaaaaaaaaacaatatcctcaaatattaattgaatacttagaaaaaaatttcaaaCCACTTTCTCTATATTCATGTATCTTATattcgttttttattatatggaataaaaaagaaaatatggatacaaatttatatcataataaaaGTAGATGGGGTGGTGGTAatttgcattattttttatgttcatcaataattataacatttaatattttcaatataaaaataacagatcaatttatttgtttttgtcTAGATGTTCATCAACAAACAATaataacacaaaaaaaagaaatcctagaatttttcttattaacatttaataaatttcttggatttaatataaataaatacaaagatgtttttttttgtctaaGAATAATATCTAgcaattatttattactacaaatgtatttattctatattataaaaaattatgaattatCTAATAAAAGAGATTTTTTTGTGTCCTTAGAATTAttgcaaatatatatagccaaatattttagaaatataaataaacattttcttaatttgtcagatattataatagattataattttttgtttagctcagaaaatgtttataaagATTTTCACGAAATTATTTCACAAAATTATGATTTAATACACACTAAaaagttattaaaaaatgttatcaaaaaacatttatcagagaatgaaaaaaaaatataccaagaacacaattttaatgaattatatgatatagatttaaaaaatataaatatgtacatgaaacaaatattttcttataacatatttacTGATCATAGATTAAAAACAAGTTCGGCTAATCCTAGAGAAAACAGTCAGTGTATGCACCCCAAAAaagatgataatattaatgagAATCGtataggaaaaaataacaatgaGACTAATGCAAATAGAAAAGATAAAGGCAATTATTCAGAAAGCGACACAATTCTTTGTAAGGGCAATGAGATTTTGCCAAGTTATGATAATTCCTGTGCAGAGAATAGCTCGAAACATaacaaagaaaaagaaattaacatttttgtGTATAATGATAGCGTATTATATAACtcaaatggaaataatagTGAAGATAGTGATACAtatgataaagaaaatgatgaagtTACTACAGCATGGGATACAgttacaaataataatggtgaaaaatatttggaaAATGAAATGACAATAAAACCaagtattataaaaattgaagatggaaacaaattaacaagtatagaaaatttagatgatgtatttgtaaaatatgaaatgaAGTCAAGCAATAGTAAATTAgctaattttataatagaaaatagtaataaattaaaaaagaatgaaCGATTgattgattttttaaattatattcatgttttaaaaaaaataaatatgtctacaataaatgaaacaaattttgaaataatgcattattataatataaaaataatcgttcgatttttattttttaatatattaaaaagtattatatataattgctATTGTGCTGAGTTTTTTAttccaaataaaatacatcaATCTATTACTAATCGAAAAAACTTTAAAAATCTATCCCCACTATTTAAAGgccaaataaataatctcaatgatcaaataaaaattaaagtagctaataaaattaaagaattcaaaaataaaaaacaaaattttgaaaaataccTTATTTGTGAACAaggtttttatataaaattttttaaaaattcaaaaatgtttaaagAAGATATTCAACAAATTTTAGAGGATAACAATATAATCTTACAAGATGTTAAAACGTTGTTACATTATTCTGACAATGAAGAAGGGACGAATAATTATGGCAACAGTTCATTGAATGCTTCTGCTGTCCCACTCGAAGGGTTGGCTGATTGTGTAAACAATCATAATACTATTTATGATGCTAAGGATCATCATGAAAACAGtgtaaatgataaaaaacgGGGAGcacataatataaaaaataccaGCCCAAGTGATAAAAACAATGGTGATATGCCTATATCTGATACTTGTGGTccttcaaaaaaaaaaaataaaaaaaataaaaccaatgataagaataataataataatcgaAGTGAGAAtaagcaaaaaataaaaatacatttatcTTCTTTAGACATGAATGATAATTCAAAAGATACCAAGAAACAAGATagtacaaaaaatgaatcattcaatttatttgaatatatatataatattaagatgatgaaagaatataagaatttagaaatattatttggacaaaattatttcacagaattatttaatatatttaataatgttaattattcatttggtagtaaaaaaaaaaaattaataaatatgaatagttgtttatttcatacttatcatataataggtattaaaaaattatcagaTATTGGTTATAACtttacttttaaaaatgaacttaataatatatattctaaaGTATTGAAAAccaaattttcaaatatactATCAATACAAGATatcaattatttatttaacaattttttttattttctctttaaatatattaagtcCCATTGTTGTTTTTCACAAACAAATGGCgctaatttatattttcatcaaagTGATCAAGATCTGTCTACTATTTGTTTATGTAACACAAACCGATGTTgctacaaaataaaaacaatcgTCTTGTTTGAAAACTTATAA